The following proteins are encoded in a genomic region of Arachis stenosperma cultivar V10309 chromosome 4, arast.V10309.gnm1.PFL2, whole genome shotgun sequence:
- the LOC130976085 gene encoding E3 ubiquitin-protein ligase UPL6-like isoform X1, protein MFFSGDPSTRKRIDLGGRSSKERDRKNLLEQTRLERNRRMWLRQQNSAAIKIQKCYRGRKVVRNEQSKLREKCHKIYGKYCQNLDRSAFGPDSDFLRQFLFFFNAENNDDVLALVNICRLLQQFVQQSGDVVGLFSGLDYSSTCPLVNYRVKQLVYTCIRALHQNRNQLKDQFLLAPEESSVTAIPLLEVLVLLIDIKLPWSCKIVGHMFQNNAFRLLREIILTAKDDVDNRIYPAKGSSLERVLTVVMCHIGQKPCICSYFDLRYGFSSQILTIPFLWDAFPDLRQVYATQDLNQHYVHQMATLVPDLINFLPKDISDEIPTYACLLGNILETAGIALSQPDCSFDMAMDLAAIATFLLESHPSLKLLNKKEISDSVTREDDTGDDEVMEVALDRKLEQQICNAIDTRFLLQLTNMLFRDISSVNGSDYGPDDREVAAVGAICGFLYVIFNTLPLERIMTVLAYRTELVPMLWKFMKQCHENKQWLSLSERLSYLSGDAPGWLLPLAVFCPVYKHMLMIVDNEEFYEQGKPLSLEDIRSLIILLKQVLWQLLWVNHTSSATPVKSVPVTTVSKRQSIEAIQQRVSIVVSELLSQLQDWNNRRQFTSPTDFHADGVNDSFISQALMEKTRANEVLKQAALLIPFTSRVKIFTSQLADLFFHQSQLADVRQQHGSQALFTRNRFRIRRDHILEDAYNQMSQLSEDDLQGLIRVSFVNEFGVEEAGIDGGGIFKDFMENITRAAFDVQYGLFKETADHQLYPNPGSGMIHEQHLQFFHFLGTLLAKAMFEGILVDLPFATFFLSKLKLKHNYLNDLPSLDPELYRHLIFLKHYKGNISELELYFVIVNNEYGEQTEEELLPGGTNKRVTNENVITFIHLVANHRLNSQIRQQSSHFLRGFQQLIQKDWIDMFNEQELQLLISGSLDSLDVDDLRLHTNYAGGYHSEHYVIEMFWEVLKGFSTENKKKFLKFVTGCSRGPLLGFRYLEPLFCIQRAGGNAIDEALDRLPTSATCMNLLKLPPYTSKEQMETKLLYAINAEAGFDLS, encoded by the exons GAGTGCTTTTGGTCCAGATTCTGATTTCCTCCGGCAGttcctctttttctttaatGCAGAAAATAATGATGATGTTTTAGCTCTTGTGAATATTTGTCGACTGCTTCAACAGTTTGTTCAACAGAGTG GGGACGTTGTGGGGCTTTTTTCTGGTCTAGATTACTCATCCACTTGTCCTCTGGTCAACTACCGGGTGAAGCAGTTGGTATATACTTGTATTCGAGCCTTACATCAGAATAG AAATCAGTTGAAGGATCAATTTTTATTGGCTCCTGAGGAATCTAGTGTAACAGCTATTCCTTTATTGGAAGTTTTAGTGTTATTGATAGATATCAAACTTCCATGGAGCTGTAAGATAGTAGGACATATGTTTCAAAACAATGCATTTCGTCTACTTAGAGAGATTATTCTCACAGCAAAG GATGATGTAGATAATCGTATTTACCCCGCAAAGGGATCATCATTGGAACGTGTGCTTACTGTTGTAATGTGTCATATTGGTCAGAAGCCATGTATTTGTTCATATTTTGATCTAAGATATGGCTTCTCTTCGCAAATCCTTACAATTCCGTTCCTGTGGGATGCTTTTCCAGACTTAAGACAG GTTTATGCAACACAAGACCTGAATCAACATTATGTTCATCAGATGGCAACTCTTGTTCCAGATCTAATCAATTTTCTACCTAAGGACATATCTGATGAAATTCCTACCTATGCTTGTCTGCTTGGAAATATATTAGAAACCGCGGGAATTGCTTTGTCACAACCTGACTGTTCGTTTGATATG GCCATGGACCTTGCAGCTATTGCTACATTTTTGCTTGAGTCACACCCATCGCTGAAACTGTTGAATAAGAAAGAAA TTTCAGATTCCGTGACTCGTGAGGATGACACTGGTGATGATGAAGTCATGGAAGTAGCTTTGGACAGGAAATTGGAGCAACAAATTTGCAATGCCATAGATACTCGCTTCCTTCTACAATTG ACAAATATGTTATTTAGAGATATTTCATCTGTCAATGGTTCAGATTATGGGCCAGATGATCGGGAGGTTGCAGCTGTTGGTGCTATTTGTGGATTTTTATATGTTATCTTCAACACATTGCCACTTGAAAGGATTATGACTGTGCTTGCTTACAGAACCGAACTTGTTCCTATGTTATGGAAATTTATGAAGCAGTGTCATGAGAATAAACAATGGTTATCTTTGTCTGAGCGGTTATCTTACCTTTCTGGTGACGCACCTGGTTGGCTGTTACCTCTGGCTGTATTCTGTCCTGTCTACAA GCACATGCTCATGATAGTTGATAATGAGGAGTTCTATGAGCAGGGGAAACCACTATCACTGGAGGACATTAGAAGCCTAATCATTCTGTTAAAACAG GTTCTGTGGCAGTTGTTGTGGGTGAATCATACATCATCTGCTACTCCAGTAAAATCTGTTCCAGTTACCACGGTTAGTAAAAGGCAATCTATTGAAGCCATTCAACAGAGGGTTAGCATTGTGGTCTCTGAGCTGCTCTCCCAG CTGCAAGATTGGAACAATCGTCGACAGTTTACTTCCCCCACTGACTTCCATGCTGATGGGGTGAATGACTCCTTCATCTCTCAG GCTTTGATGGAAAAGACACGAGCAAATGAAGTTTTAAAACAGGCTGCTTTGTTGATACCATTTACAAGCAGGGTTAAAATATTCACT TCTCAACTAGCTGATTTATTTTTTCACCAGTCTCAACTAGCTGATGTTCGGCAACAACATGGATCTCAGGCCTTATTTACTAGAAACAGATTCAGAATAAGACGAGATCATATCTTGGAGGATGCTTATAATCAAATGAGCCAGTTGTCAGAAGATGATCTTCAGGGATTG ATTCGTGTGAGTTTTGTAAATGAATTTGGAGTTGAAGAGGCTGGAATAGATGGAGGTGGAATATTCAAAGATTTCATGGAGAACATCACACGTGCTGCCTTTGATGTGCAGTATGGATTATTTAAG GAAACAGCAGATCACCAGCTTTATCCCAATCCTGGATCAGGGATGATACATGAGCAACATCTTCAATTTTTCCACTTTCTTGGTACACTCCTTGCAAAG GCAATGTTTGAAGGGATTCTGGTTGATTTACCATTTGCTACTTTCTTTTTGAGCAAATTGAAACTAAA GCACAACTATTTGAATGACTTGCCATCTTTGGACCCAGAATTGTATCGTCATCTTATATTTCTAAAG CATTACAAGGGTAACATTTCGGAGTTGGAACTATACTTTGTTATAGTAAACAATGAATATGGAGAACAAACTGAAGAGGAGCTCCTACCTGGCGGGACAAACAAACGTGTCACTAATGAGAATGTCATTACTTTTATCCATCTTGTAGCTAATCATCGCTTGAATTCTCAG ATACGTCAACAAAGTTCTCATTTCCTGAGAGGATTTCAGCAACTTATTCAGAAAGATTGGATTGATATGTTTAACGAGCAAGAACTGCAG CTTTTGATATCGGGTTCACTTGACAGCTTGGATGTTGATGATTTGCGACTTCATACAAATTATGCAGGAGGCTATCATAGC gAGCATTATGTGATTGAGATGTTCTGGGAAGTTCTCAAAGGATTTTCCAcggaaaacaagaaaaagtttttgaa ATTTGTGACAGGCTGCTCTCGCGGACCATTGCTTGGTTTCCGGTATCTTGAACCTTTGTTTTGCATACAAAG GGCTGGTGGTAATGCTATTGATGAAGCCCTAGATCGATTACCCACATCAGCTACTTGTATGAATCTGCTCAAGCTTCCGCCTTATACAAG TAAGGAGCAAATGGAAACCAAATTATTGTATGCTATAAATGCCGAAGCTggatttgatttgagttaa
- the LOC130976085 gene encoding E3 ubiquitin-protein ligase UPL6-like isoform X2, with amino-acid sequence MFFSGDPSTRKRIDLGGRSSKERDRKNLLEQTRLERNRRMWLRQQNSAAIKIQKCYRGRKVVRNEQSKLREKCHKIYGKYCQNLDRSAFGPDSDFLRQFLFFFNAENNDDVLALVNICRLLQQFVQQSGDVVGLFSGLDYSSTCPLVNYRVKQLVYTCIRALHQNRNQLKDQFLLAPEESSVTAIPLLEVLVLLIDIKLPWSCKIVGHMFQNNAFRLLREIILTAKDDVDNRIYPAKGSSLERVLTVVMCHIGQKPCICSYFDLRYGFSSQILTIPFLWDAFPDLRQVYATQDLNQHYVHQMATLVPDLINFLPKDISDEIPTYACLLGNILETAGIALSQPDCSFDMAMDLAAIATFLLESHPSLKLLNKKENSVTREDDTGDDEVMEVALDRKLEQQICNAIDTRFLLQLTNMLFRDISSVNGSDYGPDDREVAAVGAICGFLYVIFNTLPLERIMTVLAYRTELVPMLWKFMKQCHENKQWLSLSERLSYLSGDAPGWLLPLAVFCPVYKHMLMIVDNEEFYEQGKPLSLEDIRSLIILLKQVLWQLLWVNHTSSATPVKSVPVTTVSKRQSIEAIQQRVSIVVSELLSQLQDWNNRRQFTSPTDFHADGVNDSFISQALMEKTRANEVLKQAALLIPFTSRVKIFTSQLADLFFHQSQLADVRQQHGSQALFTRNRFRIRRDHILEDAYNQMSQLSEDDLQGLIRVSFVNEFGVEEAGIDGGGIFKDFMENITRAAFDVQYGLFKETADHQLYPNPGSGMIHEQHLQFFHFLGTLLAKAMFEGILVDLPFATFFLSKLKLKHNYLNDLPSLDPELYRHLIFLKHYKGNISELELYFVIVNNEYGEQTEEELLPGGTNKRVTNENVITFIHLVANHRLNSQIRQQSSHFLRGFQQLIQKDWIDMFNEQELQLLISGSLDSLDVDDLRLHTNYAGGYHSEHYVIEMFWEVLKGFSTENKKKFLKFVTGCSRGPLLGFRYLEPLFCIQRAGGNAIDEALDRLPTSATCMNLLKLPPYTSKEQMETKLLYAINAEAGFDLS; translated from the exons GAGTGCTTTTGGTCCAGATTCTGATTTCCTCCGGCAGttcctctttttctttaatGCAGAAAATAATGATGATGTTTTAGCTCTTGTGAATATTTGTCGACTGCTTCAACAGTTTGTTCAACAGAGTG GGGACGTTGTGGGGCTTTTTTCTGGTCTAGATTACTCATCCACTTGTCCTCTGGTCAACTACCGGGTGAAGCAGTTGGTATATACTTGTATTCGAGCCTTACATCAGAATAG AAATCAGTTGAAGGATCAATTTTTATTGGCTCCTGAGGAATCTAGTGTAACAGCTATTCCTTTATTGGAAGTTTTAGTGTTATTGATAGATATCAAACTTCCATGGAGCTGTAAGATAGTAGGACATATGTTTCAAAACAATGCATTTCGTCTACTTAGAGAGATTATTCTCACAGCAAAG GATGATGTAGATAATCGTATTTACCCCGCAAAGGGATCATCATTGGAACGTGTGCTTACTGTTGTAATGTGTCATATTGGTCAGAAGCCATGTATTTGTTCATATTTTGATCTAAGATATGGCTTCTCTTCGCAAATCCTTACAATTCCGTTCCTGTGGGATGCTTTTCCAGACTTAAGACAG GTTTATGCAACACAAGACCTGAATCAACATTATGTTCATCAGATGGCAACTCTTGTTCCAGATCTAATCAATTTTCTACCTAAGGACATATCTGATGAAATTCCTACCTATGCTTGTCTGCTTGGAAATATATTAGAAACCGCGGGAATTGCTTTGTCACAACCTGACTGTTCGTTTGATATG GCCATGGACCTTGCAGCTATTGCTACATTTTTGCTTGAGTCACACCCATCGCTGAAACTGTTGAATAAGAAAGAAA ATTCCGTGACTCGTGAGGATGACACTGGTGATGATGAAGTCATGGAAGTAGCTTTGGACAGGAAATTGGAGCAACAAATTTGCAATGCCATAGATACTCGCTTCCTTCTACAATTG ACAAATATGTTATTTAGAGATATTTCATCTGTCAATGGTTCAGATTATGGGCCAGATGATCGGGAGGTTGCAGCTGTTGGTGCTATTTGTGGATTTTTATATGTTATCTTCAACACATTGCCACTTGAAAGGATTATGACTGTGCTTGCTTACAGAACCGAACTTGTTCCTATGTTATGGAAATTTATGAAGCAGTGTCATGAGAATAAACAATGGTTATCTTTGTCTGAGCGGTTATCTTACCTTTCTGGTGACGCACCTGGTTGGCTGTTACCTCTGGCTGTATTCTGTCCTGTCTACAA GCACATGCTCATGATAGTTGATAATGAGGAGTTCTATGAGCAGGGGAAACCACTATCACTGGAGGACATTAGAAGCCTAATCATTCTGTTAAAACAG GTTCTGTGGCAGTTGTTGTGGGTGAATCATACATCATCTGCTACTCCAGTAAAATCTGTTCCAGTTACCACGGTTAGTAAAAGGCAATCTATTGAAGCCATTCAACAGAGGGTTAGCATTGTGGTCTCTGAGCTGCTCTCCCAG CTGCAAGATTGGAACAATCGTCGACAGTTTACTTCCCCCACTGACTTCCATGCTGATGGGGTGAATGACTCCTTCATCTCTCAG GCTTTGATGGAAAAGACACGAGCAAATGAAGTTTTAAAACAGGCTGCTTTGTTGATACCATTTACAAGCAGGGTTAAAATATTCACT TCTCAACTAGCTGATTTATTTTTTCACCAGTCTCAACTAGCTGATGTTCGGCAACAACATGGATCTCAGGCCTTATTTACTAGAAACAGATTCAGAATAAGACGAGATCATATCTTGGAGGATGCTTATAATCAAATGAGCCAGTTGTCAGAAGATGATCTTCAGGGATTG ATTCGTGTGAGTTTTGTAAATGAATTTGGAGTTGAAGAGGCTGGAATAGATGGAGGTGGAATATTCAAAGATTTCATGGAGAACATCACACGTGCTGCCTTTGATGTGCAGTATGGATTATTTAAG GAAACAGCAGATCACCAGCTTTATCCCAATCCTGGATCAGGGATGATACATGAGCAACATCTTCAATTTTTCCACTTTCTTGGTACACTCCTTGCAAAG GCAATGTTTGAAGGGATTCTGGTTGATTTACCATTTGCTACTTTCTTTTTGAGCAAATTGAAACTAAA GCACAACTATTTGAATGACTTGCCATCTTTGGACCCAGAATTGTATCGTCATCTTATATTTCTAAAG CATTACAAGGGTAACATTTCGGAGTTGGAACTATACTTTGTTATAGTAAACAATGAATATGGAGAACAAACTGAAGAGGAGCTCCTACCTGGCGGGACAAACAAACGTGTCACTAATGAGAATGTCATTACTTTTATCCATCTTGTAGCTAATCATCGCTTGAATTCTCAG ATACGTCAACAAAGTTCTCATTTCCTGAGAGGATTTCAGCAACTTATTCAGAAAGATTGGATTGATATGTTTAACGAGCAAGAACTGCAG CTTTTGATATCGGGTTCACTTGACAGCTTGGATGTTGATGATTTGCGACTTCATACAAATTATGCAGGAGGCTATCATAGC gAGCATTATGTGATTGAGATGTTCTGGGAAGTTCTCAAAGGATTTTCCAcggaaaacaagaaaaagtttttgaa ATTTGTGACAGGCTGCTCTCGCGGACCATTGCTTGGTTTCCGGTATCTTGAACCTTTGTTTTGCATACAAAG GGCTGGTGGTAATGCTATTGATGAAGCCCTAGATCGATTACCCACATCAGCTACTTGTATGAATCTGCTCAAGCTTCCGCCTTATACAAG TAAGGAGCAAATGGAAACCAAATTATTGTATGCTATAAATGCCGAAGCTggatttgatttgagttaa
- the LOC130976085 gene encoding E3 ubiquitin-protein ligase UPL6-like isoform X3: protein MFFSGDPSTRKRIDLGGRSSKERDRKNLLEQTRLERNRRMWLRQQNSAAIKIQKCYRGRKVVRNEQSKLREKCHKIYGKYCQNLDRSAFGPDSDFLRQFLFFFNAENNDDVLALVNICRLLQQFVQQSGDVVGLFSGLDYSSTCPLVNYRVKQLVYTCIRALHQNRNQLKDQFLLAPEESSVTAIPLLEVLVLLIDIKLPWSCKIVGHMFQNNAFRLLREIILTAKDDVDNRIYPAKGSSLERVLTVVMCHIGQKPCICSYFDLRYGFSSQILTIPFLWDAFPDLRQVYATQDLNQHYVHQMATLVPDLINFLPKDISDEIPTYACLLGNILETAGIALSQPDCSFDMAMDLAAIATFLLESHPSLKLLNKKEISDSVTREDDTGDDEVMEVALDRKLEQQICNAIDTRFLLQLTNMLFRDISSVNGSDYGPDDREVAAVGAICGFLYVIFNTLPLERIMTVLAYRTELVPMLWKFMKQCHENKQWLSLSERLSYLSGDAPGWLLPLAVFCPVYKHMLMIVDNEEFYEQGKPLSLEDIRSLIILLKQVLWQLLWVNHTSSATPVKSVPVTTVSKRQSIEAIQQRVSIVVSELLSQLQDWNNRRQFTSPTDFHADGVNDSFISQALMEKTRANEVLKQAALLIPFTSRVKIFTSQLADVRQQHGSQALFTRNRFRIRRDHILEDAYNQMSQLSEDDLQGLIRVSFVNEFGVEEAGIDGGGIFKDFMENITRAAFDVQYGLFKETADHQLYPNPGSGMIHEQHLQFFHFLGTLLAKAMFEGILVDLPFATFFLSKLKLKHNYLNDLPSLDPELYRHLIFLKHYKGNISELELYFVIVNNEYGEQTEEELLPGGTNKRVTNENVITFIHLVANHRLNSQIRQQSSHFLRGFQQLIQKDWIDMFNEQELQLLISGSLDSLDVDDLRLHTNYAGGYHSEHYVIEMFWEVLKGFSTENKKKFLKFVTGCSRGPLLGFRYLEPLFCIQRAGGNAIDEALDRLPTSATCMNLLKLPPYTSKEQMETKLLYAINAEAGFDLS, encoded by the exons GAGTGCTTTTGGTCCAGATTCTGATTTCCTCCGGCAGttcctctttttctttaatGCAGAAAATAATGATGATGTTTTAGCTCTTGTGAATATTTGTCGACTGCTTCAACAGTTTGTTCAACAGAGTG GGGACGTTGTGGGGCTTTTTTCTGGTCTAGATTACTCATCCACTTGTCCTCTGGTCAACTACCGGGTGAAGCAGTTGGTATATACTTGTATTCGAGCCTTACATCAGAATAG AAATCAGTTGAAGGATCAATTTTTATTGGCTCCTGAGGAATCTAGTGTAACAGCTATTCCTTTATTGGAAGTTTTAGTGTTATTGATAGATATCAAACTTCCATGGAGCTGTAAGATAGTAGGACATATGTTTCAAAACAATGCATTTCGTCTACTTAGAGAGATTATTCTCACAGCAAAG GATGATGTAGATAATCGTATTTACCCCGCAAAGGGATCATCATTGGAACGTGTGCTTACTGTTGTAATGTGTCATATTGGTCAGAAGCCATGTATTTGTTCATATTTTGATCTAAGATATGGCTTCTCTTCGCAAATCCTTACAATTCCGTTCCTGTGGGATGCTTTTCCAGACTTAAGACAG GTTTATGCAACACAAGACCTGAATCAACATTATGTTCATCAGATGGCAACTCTTGTTCCAGATCTAATCAATTTTCTACCTAAGGACATATCTGATGAAATTCCTACCTATGCTTGTCTGCTTGGAAATATATTAGAAACCGCGGGAATTGCTTTGTCACAACCTGACTGTTCGTTTGATATG GCCATGGACCTTGCAGCTATTGCTACATTTTTGCTTGAGTCACACCCATCGCTGAAACTGTTGAATAAGAAAGAAA TTTCAGATTCCGTGACTCGTGAGGATGACACTGGTGATGATGAAGTCATGGAAGTAGCTTTGGACAGGAAATTGGAGCAACAAATTTGCAATGCCATAGATACTCGCTTCCTTCTACAATTG ACAAATATGTTATTTAGAGATATTTCATCTGTCAATGGTTCAGATTATGGGCCAGATGATCGGGAGGTTGCAGCTGTTGGTGCTATTTGTGGATTTTTATATGTTATCTTCAACACATTGCCACTTGAAAGGATTATGACTGTGCTTGCTTACAGAACCGAACTTGTTCCTATGTTATGGAAATTTATGAAGCAGTGTCATGAGAATAAACAATGGTTATCTTTGTCTGAGCGGTTATCTTACCTTTCTGGTGACGCACCTGGTTGGCTGTTACCTCTGGCTGTATTCTGTCCTGTCTACAA GCACATGCTCATGATAGTTGATAATGAGGAGTTCTATGAGCAGGGGAAACCACTATCACTGGAGGACATTAGAAGCCTAATCATTCTGTTAAAACAG GTTCTGTGGCAGTTGTTGTGGGTGAATCATACATCATCTGCTACTCCAGTAAAATCTGTTCCAGTTACCACGGTTAGTAAAAGGCAATCTATTGAAGCCATTCAACAGAGGGTTAGCATTGTGGTCTCTGAGCTGCTCTCCCAG CTGCAAGATTGGAACAATCGTCGACAGTTTACTTCCCCCACTGACTTCCATGCTGATGGGGTGAATGACTCCTTCATCTCTCAG GCTTTGATGGAAAAGACACGAGCAAATGAAGTTTTAAAACAGGCTGCTTTGTTGATACCATTTACAAGCAGGGTTAAAATATTCACT TCTCAACTAGCTGATGTTCGGCAACAACATGGATCTCAGGCCTTATTTACTAGAAACAGATTCAGAATAAGACGAGATCATATCTTGGAGGATGCTTATAATCAAATGAGCCAGTTGTCAGAAGATGATCTTCAGGGATTG ATTCGTGTGAGTTTTGTAAATGAATTTGGAGTTGAAGAGGCTGGAATAGATGGAGGTGGAATATTCAAAGATTTCATGGAGAACATCACACGTGCTGCCTTTGATGTGCAGTATGGATTATTTAAG GAAACAGCAGATCACCAGCTTTATCCCAATCCTGGATCAGGGATGATACATGAGCAACATCTTCAATTTTTCCACTTTCTTGGTACACTCCTTGCAAAG GCAATGTTTGAAGGGATTCTGGTTGATTTACCATTTGCTACTTTCTTTTTGAGCAAATTGAAACTAAA GCACAACTATTTGAATGACTTGCCATCTTTGGACCCAGAATTGTATCGTCATCTTATATTTCTAAAG CATTACAAGGGTAACATTTCGGAGTTGGAACTATACTTTGTTATAGTAAACAATGAATATGGAGAACAAACTGAAGAGGAGCTCCTACCTGGCGGGACAAACAAACGTGTCACTAATGAGAATGTCATTACTTTTATCCATCTTGTAGCTAATCATCGCTTGAATTCTCAG ATACGTCAACAAAGTTCTCATTTCCTGAGAGGATTTCAGCAACTTATTCAGAAAGATTGGATTGATATGTTTAACGAGCAAGAACTGCAG CTTTTGATATCGGGTTCACTTGACAGCTTGGATGTTGATGATTTGCGACTTCATACAAATTATGCAGGAGGCTATCATAGC gAGCATTATGTGATTGAGATGTTCTGGGAAGTTCTCAAAGGATTTTCCAcggaaaacaagaaaaagtttttgaa ATTTGTGACAGGCTGCTCTCGCGGACCATTGCTTGGTTTCCGGTATCTTGAACCTTTGTTTTGCATACAAAG GGCTGGTGGTAATGCTATTGATGAAGCCCTAGATCGATTACCCACATCAGCTACTTGTATGAATCTGCTCAAGCTTCCGCCTTATACAAG TAAGGAGCAAATGGAAACCAAATTATTGTATGCTATAAATGCCGAAGCTggatttgatttgagttaa